From the genome of Gorilla gorilla gorilla isolate KB3781 chromosome 4, NHGRI_mGorGor1-v2.1_pri, whole genome shotgun sequence, one region includes:
- the KRT12 gene encoding keratin, type I cytoskeletal 12, translating into MDLSNNTMSLSVRTPGLSRRLSSQSVIGRPRGMSASSVGSGYGGSALGFGASCGGGFSAASMFGSSSGFGGGSGSSMAGGLGAGYGRALGGGSFGGLGMGFGGSPGGGSLGILSGNDGGLLSGSEKETMQNLNDRLASYLDKVRALEEANTELENKIREWYETRGTGTADASQSDYSKYYPLIEDLRNKIISASIGNAQLLLQIDNARLAAEDFRMKYENELALRQGVEADINGLRRVLDELTLTRTDLEMQIESLNEELAYMKKNHEDELQSFRVGGPGEVSVEMDAAPGVDLTRLLNDMRAQYETIAEQNRKDAEVWFIEKSGELRKEISTNTEQLQSSKSEVTDLRRAFQNLEIELQSQLAMKKSLEDSLAEAEGDYCAQLSQVQQLISNLEAQLLQVRADAERQNVDHQRLLNVKARLELEIETYRRLLDGEAQGDGLEESLFVTDSKSQAQSTDSSKDPTKTRKIKTVVQEMVNGEVVSSQVQEIEELM; encoded by the exons ATGGATCTCTCCAACAACACCATGTCACTCTCAGTGCGCACCCCCGGACTGTCCCGGCGGCTCTCCTCGCAGAGTGTGATAGGCAGACCCAGGGGCATGTCTGCTTCCAGTGTTGGAAGTGGTTATGGGGGAAGTGCCTTAGGCTTTGGAGCCAGCTGTGGGGGAGGCTTTTCTGCTGCTTCCATGTTTGGTTCTAGTTCCGGCTTTGGGGGTGGCTCCGGAAGTTCCATGGCAGGAGGACTGGGTGCTGGTTATGGGAGAGCCCTGGGTGGAGGTAGCTTTGGAGGGCTGGGGATGGGATTTGGGGGCAGCCCAGGAGGTGGCTCTCTAGGTATTCTCTCGGGCAATGATGGAGGCCTTCTTTCTggatcagaaaaagaaactatgcaAAATCTTAATGATAGATTAGCTTCCTACCTGGATAAGGTGCGAGCTCTAGAAGAGGCTAATACTGAGCTAGAAAACAAAATTCGAGAATGGTATGAAACACGAGGAACTGGGACTGCAGATGCTTCACAGAGCGATTACAGCAAATATTATCCACTGATTGAAGACCTCAGGAATAAG ATCATTTCAGCCAGCATTGGAAATGCCCAGCTCCTCTTACAGATTGACAATGCGAGACTAGCTGCTGAGGACTTCAGGATGAA GTATGAGAATGAACTGGCCCTGCGCCAGGGCGTAGAGGCCGACATCAATGGCCTGCGCCGGGTGCTGGACGAGCTGACCCTGACCAGGACTGACCTGGAGATGCAGATCGAGAGCCTGAACGAGGAGCTGGCCTACATGAAGAAGAACCACGAGGAC GAGCTCCAAAGCTTCCGGGTGGGCGGCCCAGGCGAGGTCAGCGTAGAAATGGACGCTGCCCCCGGAGTGGACCTCACCAGGCTCCTCAATGATATGCGGGCGCAGTATGAAACCATCGCTGAGCAGAATCGGAAGGACGCTGAAGTCTGGTTCATTGAAAAG AGCGGGGAGCTCCGTAAGGAGATTAGCACCAACACCGAGCAGCTTCAGTCCAGCAAGAGCGAGGTCACCGACCTGCGTCGCGCCTTTCAGAACCTGGAGATCGAGCTACAGTCCCAGCTCGCCATG AAGAAATCCCTGGAGGACTCCTTGGCCGAAGCCGAGGGCGATTACTGCGCGCAGCTGtcccaggtgcagcagctcatcAGCAACCTGGAGGCACAGCTGCTCCAGGTGCGCGCGGACGCAGAGCGCCAGAACGTGGACCACCAGCGGCTGCTGAATGTCAAGGCCCGCCTGGAGCTGGAGATTGAGACCTACCGCCGCCTGCTGGACGGGGAGGCCCAAGG TGATGGTTTGGAGGAAAGTTTATTTGT
- the KRT20 gene encoding keratin, type I cytoskeletal 20, translating into MCSLLESPMDFSPRSFHRSLSSSLQAPVVSTVGMQRLGTTPSVYGGAGGRGIRISNSRHTVNYGSDLTGGGDLFVGNEKMAMQNLNDRLASYLEKVRTLEQSNSKLEVQIKQWYEINAPRAGRDYSAYYRQIEELRNQIKDAQLQNAQCVLQIDNAKLAAEDFRLKYETERGIRLTVEADLQGLNKVFDDLTLHKTDLEIQIEELNKDLALLKKEHQEEVDGLHKHLGNTVNVEVDAAPGLNLGAIMNEMRQKYEVMAQRNLQEAKEQFERQTAVLQQQVTVNTEELKGTEVQLTELRRTSQSLEIELQSHLSMKESLEHTLEETKARYSSQLANLQSLLSSLEAQLMQIRSDMERQNNEYHILLDIKTRLEQEIATYRRLLEGEDVKTTEYQLSTLEERDIKKTRKIKTVVQEVVDGKIVSSEVKEVEENI; encoded by the exons ATGTGCTCCCTCCTGGAATCTCCAATGGATTTCAGTCCCAGAAGCTTCCACAGAAGCCTGAGCTCCTCCTTGCAGGCCCCTGTAGTCAGTACAGTGGGCATGCAGCGCCTCGGGACGACACCCAGCGTTTATGGGGGTGCTGGAGGCCGGGGCATCCGCATCTCCAACTCCAGACACACGGTGAACTATGGGAGCGATCTCACAGGCGGCGGGGACCTGTTTGTTGGCAATGAGAAAATGGCCATGCAGAACCTAAATGACCGTCTAGCGAGCTACCTAGAAAAGGTGCGGACCCTGGAGCAGTCCAACTCCAAACTTGAAGTGCAGATCAAGCAGTGGTACGAAATCAACGCCCCGAGGGCTGGTCGCGACTACAGTGCATATTACAGACAAATTGAAGAGCTGCGAaatcag ATTAAGGATGCTCAACTGCAAAATGCTCAGTGTGTCCTGCAGATTGATAATGCTAAACTGGCTGCTGAGGACTTCAGACTGAA GTATGAGACTGAGAGGGGAATACGTCTAACAGTGGAAGCTGATCTCCAAGGCCTGAATAAGGTCTTTGATGACCTAACCCTACATAAAACAGATTTGGAGATTCAAATTGAAGAACTGAATAAAGACCTAGCTCTCCTCAAAAAGGAGCATCAGGAG GAAGTCGATGGCCTACACAAGCATCTGGGCAACACTGTCAATGTGGAGGTTGATGCTGCTCCAGGCCTGAACCTTGGCGCCATCATGAATGAAATGAGGCAGAAGTATGAAGTCATGGCCCAGAGGAACCTTCAAGAGGCCAAAGAACAGTTTGAGAGACAG ACTGCAGTTCTGCAGCAACAGGTCACAGTGAATACTGAAGAATTAAAAGGAACTGaggttcaactaacggagctgagaCGCACCTCCCAGAGCCTTGAGATAGAACTCCAGTCCCATCTCAGCATG AAAGAGTCTTTGGAGCACACTCTAGAGGAGACCAAGGCCCGTTACAGCAGCCAGTTAGCCAACCTCCAGTCGCTGTTGAGCTCTCTGGAGGCCCAACTGATGCAGATTCGGAGTGACATGGAACGCCAGAACAACGAATACCATATCCTTCTTGACATAAAGACTCGGCTTGAACAGGAAATTGCTACTTACCGCCGCCTTCTGGAAGGAGAAGACGTAAA aactacagAATATCAGTTAAGCACCCTGGAAGAGAGAG ATATAAAGAAAACCAGGAAGATTAAGACAGTCGTGCAAGAAGTAGTGGATGGCAAGATCGTGTCATCTGAAGTcaaagaggtggaagaaaatatctaa